Within the Clostridium scatologenes genome, the region TTATCCCTGTTTGGCCTTGAAACATCTTCTTTAAAAGGAAGATTGAGAACTGCTGGATGCTGTCTTAAAAACCATATATCCGCTTTGGATGCAGCAAGTCTAGTGCAATGTATACGGGACTGCTGCCCTGCACCAACACCAATTACTTGACCATCTAAAACAAAACAAACAGAATTAGACTGAGTATATTTTAAGGTAATCATGGAAATAAGTAAATCACGTTTGGCTTCATCACTAATATTTTTATTAATAGTAACTATATTATTAAGCATATCTTCTTTTATTAATACATTATTTCTTTTTTGTTCAAAAGTAATTCCATATATTCCCCTCTTTTCTATTTCATAAGGTTCATAATCCCAATCCATTTGAATAATGCAATAATTTCCTTTTTTCTTTCTCATTAAAAGCTTTAAAGCTTCATCAGTATATCCTAATGCAATTACGCCATCTGAAACAGATTTACTTAAAATTTGTGCTGTAGCAAGATCTACTACATCACTTATAGAAGCCCAATCACCAAAAGATGACATTCTATCTGCACCTCTAGCACGTGCATAAGCACAAGCTACAGGAGATAAATCAATATCTGATACAAAATAAGATTTTTTCAATGAATCACTTAATGGAGTTCCTACTGCAGCACCAGCAGGACTTACGTGTTTAAATGAAGCAGCAGCAGGAAGTCCTGTAGCCATTTTCAATTCTTTAACTAATTGCCATGAATTGAAGGCATCCATAAAATTAATATAACCAGGATTACCATTTAGTATTTTAAAAGGCAGCGTTTTATTTTCAACATAAATTTTTGCTGGCTTTTGATGTGGATTACATCCATACTTAAGTACAATTTCTTGATTTTTCATAAATTTAACCTCCAAAAATAAAATAAAGCAAAAAACGCCTGGGTAAAATAATATATTCTACCCAGGCGGTCGATAACTTTTCTAAATCATGCTCCTTATGGTTAACTCCATTTCCGCCAGTTACATGATTACTAAATAAAGTATAACTTATATGAATTCTTAAGTCAAACATGAATTAAAATTTTATTATAAACTAAATAGAATTAATAATATAATCATTGGAAGAGCTGAAAATACAATATAAAGTATTGAAAAATCACTGTTATCATCCTTTGTTTGCTTTTCTTCAATATTATAGTGTTTTTCAGGGTTGTTTATTATTTTAGTTAGCTCTTCATTTTTATCTATTGCTTCTTCATTTAAAAAATTCAAACTTACCATAATATACACACCTCCATACTATGATTTAAATAAAATTTATAGTTTTAATATTAAGGAATGATTGCATTTAAAAATATATTTATTTAACATTTAGTAAATAATATATTAATAAAAATTACTATTTATTAATATTATTATATTCCTTTGAAAACGTTTTTACAATGGTTTTGTTGAAATTTTCTATTATTTCTGGTTAATAATAGAGAATATTGTTATTAATTTGGAAGTAATGTAAAGTTATTTTTAATCTTAAACATTAAAAATTGTGTGATATAATAATTTTTGATATAATATTAATATAATATATGTAAAATAGGCTGAGTATTTTACACATTTATCAAGTACTACTATGAAAAAATGAAAATGTAAATTATAGAAATATTATTTAATTACAATACGTTAAGGGGGAATTTGATGATAAAAAAATACATGAGTATTTATTCGAAAACGACTAAGGTTATATTAATGATTCTAGGTGCAACTTTATATTCTATTGGGTTAGAGATGTTTTTAATTCCCAATAATATTATAGATGGTGGAATAGTTGGAATATCAATTATGATAAGTCATTTTACTAACATACCTCTTGGTATACTCACCTTTATACTTAATGTACCGTTTTTTGTTATTGGATATAAGCAAATTGGAAAAACATTTACCATATCAACTTTATTTTCTGTAGTATGCTATTCTATTGGAATATCTATCTTCAAGCCAATTCCAGGTATAACCCATGATATACTTTTAGCTTCAGTTTTTGGTGGCATAATGGCAGGGACGGGAATAGGAATAATAATAAAAAGTGGAGGTTCTACGGATGGAGCTGAAATAGTTGCAATAATTTTAGATAAAAGATCAACTTTTTCAGTAGGACAGCTGGTATTATTCTTTAACTTTTTCATATTAACTTCAGCAGGCTTTGTTTTTGGATGGGACAGGGCAATGTATTCTCTTATTGCATATTTCATAGCAATTAAACTTATTGATATTATAGTTGAAGGTATAGATGAATCAAAGGCTGTATTTATTATTTCAAATAAACATGAAGACATATCACAAGCTATAATGGATAGACTTGGAAGGGGAATAACCTTGCTTAATGGAAAAGGAGGTTATAAAGGTGTTACTACGGATGTAATATATGTGGTAGTATCACGTTTGGAAATTTCTAAATTAAAGTCAATTGTACATGGATTTGATGAAAATGCTTTAGTAACAATAGGAAGTGTTGATACATCAGGAAAGAGTTATAAAAAGAAAGCTATACACTAACAAAAATTTTAGTATAAAAAGTATGATGCACTATCAAACTTATATGAATGTTGATAGTGCTTATTTTTAATTATTAAATTGTATTTTTCTATATTAGTAATGTTAATGCTATTTTTAATTTATTCTTTTATATTGTCAAATACAGCATTAGTGTATTTTGCATAATATGGTAAAAAGGAATAAATATTATGAACACAAAGTAATTATTTAGACATTATTTCTTTTTGAAAAAGATTATATATAGGTAATAATCTATTATATAAGTTTTTTAATACATTAATTGAAGAATCTTCTTCAGAATCCTCCAACATTTCCAAATTTAACTCTAAAGTACCTAGTAAATACTTAAGTTCTACAAAATTAATTTTAATTATAATAGGATCGTTATAGTGACTATTAGTTAGAAAGTACATTATATCATGAAGTTTGTTATTAAAATCATTTAAGTAGGTTAATTTGGAAAAGTTATAATTATTTTCTGCATCAATAATAAGTTTATTGTTAATTAATATTTGCTTATATACACAATTGAGAACATAGTCAATTTCATCTAATTTAATAGTTATTTCTTTTCTGATATAAATTCTTTTATCTTCAGAAGGATCGTTAGTGTTTAATTCTGGTGTATTTATTTTAGTTCTAAATTTTATTATTTTACCCATGAGTTACTCCTAATAAAAGTATTAAATATAATAATTTTAATTATAGCATAAAATAAAACAGGTTTTACTATATATTCGTATATAATAAAATTCGTGAAAAAGTTATAGTACTTTAGAATTTTTTTGACATAAATATTAACCCATATAGAATTTGATGCATAGTATATAATGTAATCAAAAAATAGGAGTAGTTTGATGTATTGGTACGATTATTTTAGAAATGAAGATTTAGAAGAAGACGAATTTTACTGCCCATATATGGAGTTTATGAGTAGACAGCAGCAGCAAATTGGTGGACCGCCTCAATTTGGTGGAATGCCTCCACAGATGGGAGGATCACCTTCTCAAATGGGGGGAGCACCTATGGGTCCGCCACCCAACATTACACCTTCTAAGAAAAATGCTCAAGCAAAATTTATGCCAGGAACATTTGCAGTAGATCCAGGTTCTTTGAGACCATGTAGATTCAGATATGTTTATATTTGGCCAAGAAGAGGAAGAGGATTTTGGGCATGGTTAAATTATGTAGGAAGAAGATCTGCTTCTGGTTTTAGATGGACTGGTAACAGGTGGGTGCGTTTTGGAATTGATTTAAGGGAAATAGAGACTTTTATTTGTCTTTAATGAATTAAATAGCTAAATTTAGAAGGAAAATACATAGTTCTATGTATTTTCCTTCTAATTTCATTTTATTTTTTAACTAGGTGATTAAAATGTATTTTTAGTAAATTTTTTTATGGTTTTGAAAAGTAATTATAATACATATTGTATAAATGTTTGTAATTCATACGAGTTACTGAATCTAGTAAGAAAGAAGATTTTTTGGATCCTATTTTCCTATGATCATTTAATCCTTTAATTATTTTATCTTCACTTTTTATTCCTAAACCATGTCCATAATAGTTACCATGACCTAAGTATATAGTATTTTCACCTTGCCATTCTGGAGTTAAAGGGCTTACATCAGGATTCTTAAAATATTTGCAATCTCCAACCATTGTGTCCTCTTCTAGTCTGAGGTCTTCAATATAAAGATTTGGATCAATATAATGCCAGTTAAATAAGTATATTTTTGTAAACACCTCATTAAAAATTTTTTCATTGAATATATTTAGAAGTGCTTTATAAAAAATAATAACTATAGCAGTAGCACATTCGGTGCCATATTTTGATCCATTAGTAAAAATATCTTTTATGGCTTCAGAAGGTTTCGCTTCTTTTTTTAATTGAAAACCGCCTTCAGAAGTATGTTCCCAATATATGTGATTACATTTGGATTTGCGGAAAACCTTAAAAAGTAAATTACTATTATACAAATCTCTAGATGTATTGGAGATACTTATTTGTAAATTTATCTGAAATTTTAATTCATTTAATGAACTATAGATATAAAGTTTTTTACTTGAAAATAGCTTATTTAAAATTCTATATTCAATACTATTTGTTGAATATAATTTCATCAATGTATCCTTTGTAATTGCATTGTCTAAGATTTTTATCATTAAAATCCTCCTATTCTAGCAATTTTTATTTGTTCGGCCATAGGATACCAAAGCCATTTATTCCAGTCATGTATGTTTTTATGGTGTAAGTTAAGTGAAAAATTTGCAAGCAATAATTGTGTGTTATAATCTAGAATATTAAATATTTCTAAAAGTTTAATTTCTTCTTTTCTTAATGGTTTTAATATTTTACCTGTGTTTGTGGATACTGCAACACAAAGATATTTGGCATGTAAAATAACTTCATATGGAATTGGGTTGCTGCATTGTTGAAAACTTTCGCCAGTAAAGTGTAAAAATAAAAAATTTTTTTCAAACCAATTTAGGAAGTATAAATAATAATTATTTTTATCCGTATGCTTAAATGTATTTATACCAGGTATAAAGTTTAGCAGCTTTTTTGAAATCTCAACATCTTTTGAATCTTCAGATTGAAGACGTTCTGCAATTAAAATTAAACTTTTGGGATCACCACATTCAAAAAAAGCCCAAACTAAGTTATGAATAAGAGATTTTTTTTTATATCTTTTAAAAATCATATCTGCTATTAAAGGTAAAACGGTTTTATCTCTGTATATTTTTGTTAAAAGTATTGCAGAAGTATCTAAAATTTCATCAAATTCATTATTCATACCATCATCTATAGAGCCAGTTGTTAGCATCCATTTTAAAACAGAATTAATACCCTGTATATAATCTGAATATAGGTATTCTGTATTTTTAAAACTTTTTTTACCAGTGCATATTTCATGAGTGATTTCTAAAGCAATTTTATTCCTTAAGTTTAATTTATTAAATATGTTTAATTCTTCAATTTTATTTTTAAGTATAAATAGAGAAGCAAAATTTAAATTTTCGTTATTAATTAAGTTTAGAGATTCTTTAGTATTGTTTTGAAATGATTTATGAAAAAAGTTACTTAAGCCATTACTTTCGTTATTAAGCCTAATTTTATCTAATGGATTTAGAGTATCAAAATTATTTATCATTATATGGAAAACTCCTTTCTGAAAGTAAAATTCATATCAATAATATTTATAATTTAAACTTTAAGTTTAGAAGATTTTTTTGTCTTTTATTTAGATAAATGTATAAATTTTATTCAGTTTGTTAAAAATTATTTGAGCTATGTTCCCAATTTACCTAATCTATCATAAATTATATTAAAGAAAAATCCTATTAGAGGATTAATCTTTATTTTCACCATAGGAGGTAAATTGATTTATGAAAAAGCATAGTAAAAAATGCTATCCATGCAAAAATAGAGAAAATGAAGATAAATGTTTAAAAGATGCACATAGGTTTGAAAAAGATTGTGAATGCAATTTAAATATTACTTGTTGTGGGGAAGAAGGAGAAAGAGGTCCAAGAGGAAAGAGAGGAAGAAAAGGAGAAACGGGAGATCCAGGCGAACAAGGTGAAAGAGGCAGAAGAGGAAAGAGAGGACATCGTGGCTGTATGGGAGAAACAGGTCCAAGAGGAAAGAGAGGCAGAAAAGGAGAAGAAGGAGATCCAGGTGAAATGGGACCTCAAGGACCAGAAGGAATACAAGGGTCCACAAGGAGAGCAAGGAGACCCAGGCGAACAAGGTGAAAGAGGTAGAAGAGGAAAGAGAGGACATCGTGGCTGTATGGGAGAAACAGGTCCAAGAGGACAGAGAGGCAAAAAAGGAAAAAAAGGAGATCCAGGTGAAATGGGACCTCAAGGACCACAAGGAATACAAGGTCCACAAGGAGAGCAAGGAGATCCAGGAGAACAAGGTGAACGAGGCGAAAGAGGAAAAAGAGGAAAAAGAGGACATCATGGATATATAGGACATATAGGTCCAAGAGGACAAAAAGGAAAAAGAGGAGAACAAGGACATCCAGGTGAAATAGGTCCTCAAGGACCACAAGGAATACAAGGTCCACAAGGAGAACAAGGAGACCCAGGAGAACAAGGTGAACGAGGTGAAAGAGGTAGAAGAGGAGAGCGAGGACATCGAGGTGATATAGGTGAAAGAGGTGCAAGAGGAAAAAGAGGAAAAAGAGGAGATCAAGGAGATATAGGTGAAATAGGTCCTCAAGGACCACAAGGTCTACAAGGTGCACAAGGTTAACAAGGAGAACCAGGAGATCAAGGTGAACGAGGTGAAAGAGGAAAAAGAGGAAATCGAGGACATCGTGGTTATATAGGTGAAAGAGGTACAAGAGGAAAGAGAGGACGTAAAGGAGATGAAGGAGATCCAGGTCCACTAGGACCTCAAGGACCACAAGGTATACAAGGTCCACAAGGAGAACAAGGAGATCCAGGCGAACAAGGTGAAAGAGGCAGAAGAGGAAAGAGAGGACATCGTGGTTATATAGGAGAAAGAGGTCCAAGAGGAAAGAGAGGCAGAAGAGGAGAAGAAGGAGATCCAGGTGAAATGGGACCTCAAGGACCACAAGGAATACAAGGTCCACAGGGAGAACAAGGAGATCCAGGCGAACAAGGTGAAAGAGGCAGAAGAGGAAAGAGAGGGCATCGTGGTTATATAGGAGAAAGAGGCCCAAGAGGAAAGAGAGGCAGAAGAGGAGAAGATGGAGATCCAGGTGAAATGGGACCTCAAGGACCAGAAGGAATACAAGGCACACAGGGAGAGCAAGGAGATCCAGGCGAACAAGGTGAAAGAGGCAGAAGAGGAAAGAGAGGACATCGTGGTTATATAGGAGAAAGAGGTCCAAGAGGAAAAAGAGGACATCGTGGCTGCATGGGAGAAAGAGGTCCGAGAGGAAAGAGAGGCAGAAAAGGAGAAGAAGGAGATCCAGGTGAAATAGGACCACAAGGAATACAAGGTCCACAGGGAGAGCAAGGAGATCCAGGAGAAAGAGGAGAAAGAGGAAAAAGAGGACATCGTGGTTATATAGGAGAAAGAGGCCCAAGAGGTAAGAGAGGACATCGTGGAAGAAAGGGAAGAAGAGGAGATCCAGGACCATCAGGTGAATTAGCTCAATGCCCATGTATTAAACAAATAAGAAATATATTAGAGCAGATAATAAAACTATATCCAACATCGACGATTACTGTAAATTATGAAAATAGTGGATCAGCATCAGGAATACCTGTTGAATTGCTTCCAAAAGGAAAAGATAGTAGTATTTTTGTATTAGAAAATTGTGAAGGAAATATAACTCATAGAATCGATATTTGTAAGATAGCATCTATAGTTTTAGGTGGAAAAGATTCTTTTATTAAGAATAATGGAAATGTTAAAATAAAATTTTTAGAAAAACCACTTGATTGTAATTCAAATAACAGTGCTGATTTTGAGTCAAATTTAAGAAGAATTTTCATGGAATTGGCAAAAACAGGACAAGAGGTTATAGTAAGAGCAGGTGGAATAGATCTAGAACAACAGTCAGTAATTATAGCAGCTTATGGAGTGACTTTATTAGGATGCAATGCAATAGTATCTAATTGTTATGTAGAGGATATTAAGTAAAAAATGATTTTAAAGTATAATGTAATCATTAAAATTTTAGCAAATCTAATAATCAACTGATAATTAAAAATATAAAATTTATAGTGAGGGAAAGCAGCACTCCCTCACTATTTAATGATATTGGGTTAAAATTGAAAGTTAGAATTAAGCATGACTATTAATTAAGTAATACTATAATTTACAACAAATAAAAAACTTCGGAGAAAAAACCCGAAGTTTTTATAGGACTAAGCTAAAGTAATGTTAAGTACTAGACAATTTTAAATAAAGGTTAGGCTAGCATCCACATCCACAGCCGCATCCGCATCCGAAGCTAAAAGGAGAACAAGAATTAAATGGGTAACAGCCAAAGCTTGGGAAGCAGCAACTAGAATAGCATCCCCAATATGGGAAACAACATCTGCGGCGTCTGTGGTGACCTCTAAAACCTATATCTTCATCTTCAAAATTTTCTTCAGAATTGAAACCTTCATCTTCATCCCTTAAAAAATAAGGATATGGCATAGGATAGTAAGGATACATAGGATAATAAGGATACATTCAAATTCCTTCCTTCAAAAATTATTATAGTATATACTATGCTGTGAGTAGAAAATTGTGATTAGAAAAATCATATTATTTCATTAATAAAATATTAAAAATTACTTTATTGAGTTTTTTTTGATTAAGAAGTATAATGTATTTGCAACTGCATAGTATAGTAATGAAAATACCTAAAGATGGATTTAATAAGAAATTATTCATTTATAGTTTAAAATGTATATAAATACAAGGGAAAGGTAGATGAGGGAATATGAACATAGCGTTTTTCTTGACCCCTAAAAATGAAGTGGTTTGTGAAAATATAAATTCAACTATGAGACAAGCTCTTGAGAGAATGGAATACCATAGGTATACAGCTATTCCGATTTTAGATGATGATGGAAGATATATAGGTACTCTTACAGAAGGAGATTTACTCTGGAAATTAAAGAATACTAAAAATTTAGATTTTAAAGACACAAATAAAATAAAAGTAAATGATATACCAAGAAGGATGATAAATAAACCTGTTCGTATCGATTCTAATATAGAAGATTTATTTTATACTTCTGTGAATCAAAATTTTGTTCCTGTTGTAGATGATAATGAAATATTTATAGGGATAATAAAGAGAAGTGATATAATAAATTATTGTTATGAAAATTTTTTAAAAATTAAGGAAATGGTATAGTTTACTTAATTAAATAAAAAAGACTAGTATTAAATTTAGTTTATGCATAAAAAACTCCTTAAAACAATATAATTGTTTTAAGGAGTGGTTTTATGATTTTTAGTATATTTAAAGTAAATGGAGATAAAAGTATAGTTAGTCTTATTATAAGCATTATAATAGCAGAGGGGATTGGAATATTTAGTGCTATTTTAGGTATGTCTAATTCTAAGACTTATATGAATTTTAATAAACCTTCATTTTCACCGCCAAGTTGGGTGTTTCCTATAGTATGGACTATCTTATTTTTTCTTATGGCAACAGCTGCTTATAGGATATGGATAAGGGGAAAACAGGGTGAAAATATTACAAAAGCATTAGAATTATATGCTATTCAATTGATGCTAAATTTCTTTTGGACAATTATATTTTTTAGATTTAGACTTTATGGGATAGCTTTTTTTGAGTTATTAGTTTTACTGATAGCTATTTTACTGACAACTTTTGAATTTTATAGAATTGATAAAGTATCTGCTTATTTAATGATACCATATATAATTTGGGTGTCATTTGCAGGTGTATTGAATTATGCAATATGGATGTTAAATAGAATATAAAAACCTGTTATGAAAAGGTATAGAGATTTGAATTTATGCAAATCTTTATATCCTTTTTTTATTGGATTAAGATAATTAAAATCCATATTGTAATATCAAGTGATTATTGTATATATTAAATATAAATTGTTAAGTAGGTAATAATATGGTAAAATCTACTTAATATTTAAGGAAAGGTTAGGAATGCTTTTATGAATGAAATTGCCATAACTATAAGAGATTTGAAAATGAATTATGGGGAAAAACAAGTATTAAGAGGAATAGATTTAGATGTATATAAAGGACAAATTGTAGGATATATAGGACCTAATGGAGCTGGAAAAAGTACAACTGTGAAGATAATGTTAGGACTTTTAGAAGGATATACAGGACAGATAGAAATTTTAGGAAATGACATATCAAATGGCAGTGTGGAATATAAAAGAAAAATAGGTTATGTTCCAGAAGTTGCAGAAATATATGATAATCTTACAGCAAGAGAATACTTAACTTTTATAGGAGAACTATATGGCTTAGATTATGAAGATGTTGAAGAAAAGGGCAGAAAACTTATGAAAGTATTTTCATTAGAGGAAATGTACGATTCTAGAATGTCATCTTATTCTAAAGGAATGCGTCAGAAAGTATTAATAATATCAAGTTTGCTTCATAATCCGGATATATTATTTTTAGATGAACCTTTAAGTGGGCTAGATGCTAACAGTGTTATGGTGGTAAAGGAAATATTAGCAGAGTTAGCATCACAAAATAAAACTATATTTTATTCATCTCATATAATGGATGTAGTTGAAAAGATAAGCAGCAGAATAATATTGATTAATGGTGGGCAAATAGTTGCTGATGGAAGTTTTGCTGAATTAAAGAATAAATGCAAAGAAGGTTCTTTAGAAGAAATATTTAATCAACTTACAGGATTTAATGAACATAGGGAAATAGCTAAGAAATTTGTATCTATAGTTCAAGGAGAGTAGTAATATGAAAGATTTTAAAGTATTAAAATTTTTAGATAGATTTGAAGGTTTCTTTGAAAAAATTGGAGTGGATTACTGTATCATGAGGAAAATACTTCAAGTCAAGTTTATTATGGATGGAAGAAGAGTTCCTACAGCTATAGGTAATTCCTCAAAAAAGAAAAGTAAAGATGAAAATAATTTTATAAAATCTCTATGGGTCTATGGATTAATTGGGATAATTATAATTCCTTTAGTGTGTTTTGGTAAAAACTTTATGTTTCAAATGAGTTTTGTTTTTGGAATATTAATGTTTATGATTATGACTTCTCTAATTTCTGATTTTTCTTCTGTGCTTTTAGACATTAGAGATAAAAATATTATAGGATCAAAACCAGTGAACAGTAAAACTTTAAGTATGGCAAAAACTATACATGTACTGATTTATATGTTTTTTATTACTATTTTCATTTCTGGACTTGCATTAATAACCTCTTTAATAACTAATGGAATTTTATTTTTTATAATATTTTTGTTTGAAATAATTCTTATGGATTTATTTATAGTGGTAATTACTGCTCTATTATATTTATTTATATTAAAGTTTTTTGATGGTGAGAAGTTAAAGGATATGATAAATTATATTCAAATAATTTTATCCATAACCATAGCAGTAGGATATCAATTAATAGGAAGATTGTTCAATTTTGTGAATTTAAATGTAATATTTACTCCAAAATGGTGGCAATATTTTATAGTTCCAATGTGGTTTGGAGCACCTTTTGAAATGTTGCTGCATAGAAACTATAATATCTATTTTATAATATTTTCAGTACTTGTAATAGTTGTTCCTATGATTTCTATAATAGTATATATAAAATTGATACCTGTATTTGAAAGAAATTTACAAAAATTAAACGATAATAGCAAGAAGGCTAAAGGAGAAAATAAAAAGTTCTTAAATATACTATCAAAAATAGTTTGCACTAATAAACAAGAAAGAATATTTTTTAGATTTGCTTCAGATATGATGAAAAATGAAAGAGAATTCAAACTTAAAGTTTATCCATCCTTAGGATTTTCTTTGATATTTCCATTTATATTTATGCTTAATGACTTAAAATATAAAGGATGGTCTGGTATAGCTTCAAGTAAAATGTATTTGAATATATATTTTTGTGCAATATTGCTTCCTACAGCAGTTATGATGATAAAGTATTCAGGTAAGTATAAAGGTGCTTGGATTTATAAAATCATACCTAATAAGGATGTATCAAGCATATTTAAAGGAACTTTAAAAGCTTTTATTGTTAGATTGCTTTTACCTGTGTATTCTATTGAAGCTGTAATATTTATGGCTATATTTGGAGTTAAAATATTTCCAGATTTAATTTTAGTGTTTTTAAATATAATGTTGTTTACAGTAATGTGTTTTAAAGTTACTAAAAAAGCATTACCTTTCTCAGAAGAATTTGGTGTGTCACAAGGAAGTGAAGGTTTGATTGTAATTCCACTTATGATAATACTTGGAGTCCTTGCACTGATACATTACAATTATACATCAGTACATTATGGTGTATATGTATTTAGTGTTATTATGTTAGTAGTAAATATTGTTTTGTGGAAAAAAGCATTTAACATAGACTTAGAAAAAATAAGTAACTAAATTTATTTATTGAGGAGGTTTCTATTTATGGAATATGAAGGAATAGTATATAGACCGCCTAGTGAAGCATATAGTTTAATAATTCAAGTCACTATAGGGTGTTCTCATAATAAATGCAGTTTTTGTAGTATGTATAAGGACAAAAAATTTAGAATAAGAAGTCTGGAGGAAGTCTACAAA harbors:
- a CDS encoding collagen-like protein — protein: MKKHSKKCYPCKNRENEDKCLKDAHRFEKDCECNLNITCCGEEGERGPRGKRGRKGETGDPGEQGERGRRGKRGHRGCMGETGPRGKRGRKGEEGDPGEMGPQGPEGIQGSTRRARRPRRTR
- a CDS encoding ABC transporter ATP-binding protein; the protein is MNEIAITIRDLKMNYGEKQVLRGIDLDVYKGQIVGYIGPNGAGKSTTVKIMLGLLEGYTGQIEILGNDISNGSVEYKRKIGYVPEVAEIYDNLTAREYLTFIGELYGLDYEDVEEKGRKLMKVFSLEEMYDSRMSSYSKGMRQKVLIISSLLHNPDILFLDEPLSGLDANSVMVVKEILAELASQNKTIFYSSHIMDVVEKISSRIILINGGQIVADGSFAELKNKCKEGSLEEIFNQLTGFNEHREIAKKFVSIVQGE
- a CDS encoding phosphoribosylaminoimidazolecarboxamide formyltransferase, whose protein sequence is MKNQEIVLKYGCNPHQKPAKIYVENKTLPFKILNGNPGYINFMDAFNSWQLVKELKMATGLPAAASFKHVSPAGAAVGTPLSDSLKKSYFVSDIDLSPVACAYARARGADRMSSFGDWASISDVVDLATAQILSKSVSDGVIALGYTDEALKLLMRKKKGNYCIIQMDWDYEPYEIEKRGIYGITFEQKRNNVLIKEDMLNNIVTINKNISDEAKRDLLISMITLKYTQSNSVCFVLDGQVIGVGAGQQSRIHCTRLAASKADIWFLRQHPAVLNLPFKEDVSRPNRDNVIDQYLRDDITPMELKEWKNVLKEIPDRLTKEEKDSWLSNLTGVSLGSDAFFPFRDNIDRAAQSGVKYIVQPGGSLRDNLVIEACDEYNIAMSFSGTRLFHH
- a CDS encoding YitT family protein, producing MIKKYMSIYSKTTKVILMILGATLYSIGLEMFLIPNNIIDGGIVGISIMISHFTNIPLGILTFILNVPFFVIGYKQIGKTFTISTLFSVVCYSIGISIFKPIPGITHDILLASVFGGIMAGTGIGIIIKSGGSTDGAEIVAIILDKRSTFSVGQLVLFFNFFILTSAGFVFGWDRAMYSLIAYFIAIKLIDIIVEGIDESKAVFIISNKHEDISQAIMDRLGRGITLLNGKGGYKGVTTDVIYVVVSRLEISKLKSIVHGFDENALVTIGSVDTSGKSYKKKAIH
- a CDS encoding TspO/MBR family protein, which gives rise to MIFSIFKVNGDKSIVSLIISIIIAEGIGIFSAILGMSNSKTYMNFNKPSFSPPSWVFPIVWTILFFLMATAAYRIWIRGKQGENITKALELYAIQLMLNFFWTIIFFRFRLYGIAFFELLVLLIAILLTTFEFYRIDKVSAYLMIPYIIWVSFAGVLNYAIWMLNRI
- a CDS encoding CBS domain-containing protein — translated: MNIAFFLTPKNEVVCENINSTMRQALERMEYHRYTAIPILDDDGRYIGTLTEGDLLWKLKNTKNLDFKDTNKIKVNDIPRRMINKPVRIDSNIEDLFYTSVNQNFVPVVDDNEIFIGIIKRSDIINYCYENFLKIKEMV
- a CDS encoding protein-glutamine gamma-glutamyltransferase; this encodes MIKILDNAITKDTLMKLYSTNSIEYRILNKLFSSKKLYIYSSLNELKFQINLQISISNTSRDLYNSNLLFKVFRKSKCNHIYWEHTSEGGFQLKKEAKPSEAIKDIFTNGSKYGTECATAIVIIFYKALLNIFNEKIFNEVFTKIYLFNWHYIDPNLYIEDLRLEEDTMVGDCKYFKNPDVSPLTPEWQGENTIYLGHGNYYGHGLGIKSEDKIIKGLNDHRKIGSKKSSFLLDSVTRMNYKHLYNMYYNYFSKP
- a CDS encoding collagen-like protein — encoded protein: MGPQGPQGIQGPQGEQGDPGEQGERGRRGKRGHRGYIGERGPRGKRGRRGEDGDPGEMGPQGPEGIQGTQGEQGDPGEQGERGRRGKRGHRGYIGERGPRGKRGHRGCMGERGPRGKRGRKGEEGDPGEIGPQGIQGPQGEQGDPGERGERGKRGHRGYIGERGPRGKRGHRGRKGRRGDPGPSGELAQCPCIKQIRNILEQIIKLYPTSTITVNYENSGSASGIPVELLPKGKDSSIFVLENCEGNITHRIDICKIASIVLGGKDSFIKNNGNVKIKFLEKPLDCNSNNSADFESNLRRIFMELAKTGQEVIVRAGGIDLEQQSVIIAAYGVTLLGCNAIVSNCYVEDIK